One stretch of Segatella copri DNA includes these proteins:
- a CDS encoding DUF6055 domain-containing protein, with translation MKRIFLSLILTAATFPWATAVLAQQDPSEAPATRPVNPVSAPQKLIFVPDSLKPYDFNKDDERWCWRHSAQTQNIVYFWEKSFGDNPQNPPSLEGKPMKFDLGNLQTQVERFYRFFRDTLKFSLPGSICDQYKMMVMVNYSLEGTAYGGTYDDFIGALWVTPNRIQDQKLNCLAHELGHSFQLQIMADRAGEAWGGSGFFEMTSQWMLWRVNPDWLTDEKYHFDAFRQLTHKGYLHLDNIYHSPYVIEWWAEKHGLESIAQLYREGKVGEDPVVTYKRKYKMSQKQFNDEMFDCYRHLVNFDFGYARKETRPYACTFDTRMLKQKNGYLRPDTASVPENYGFNAIKLEIPKAGKKVTVDFRALDAEGKAFKTSKDKMARTIGYRYGLVGVTADTDECIYSPMGEAMNGKVSLVAPKSQPLKALYLVVMGAPSNHSLNPSSRRFPYEVRVK, from the coding sequence ATGAAACGAATCTTTTTATCGCTGATACTCACAGCGGCAACCTTTCCTTGGGCTACTGCAGTCCTGGCACAGCAGGACCCATCTGAGGCTCCTGCCACCAGACCCGTAAATCCTGTTTCTGCACCACAGAAACTCATCTTCGTACCGGACTCTCTGAAACCCTATGATTTCAACAAGGATGATGAGAGATGGTGCTGGCGACATAGTGCACAGACCCAGAATATCGTGTATTTCTGGGAAAAGTCATTCGGAGACAATCCGCAGAATCCTCCTTCGCTCGAAGGTAAGCCCATGAAATTTGACCTGGGTAATCTACAGACTCAGGTAGAACGGTTCTATCGTTTCTTCCGTGACACCCTGAAGTTCTCTCTGCCGGGCAGCATCTGCGACCAATACAAGATGATGGTGATGGTGAACTATTCGCTGGAAGGAACCGCGTACGGCGGAACTTATGATGACTTTATCGGAGCGCTTTGGGTAACGCCTAACCGTATTCAGGATCAAAAACTCAATTGTCTGGCTCACGAGTTGGGACACAGTTTCCAACTCCAGATTATGGCCGACCGTGCTGGCGAGGCATGGGGTGGCAGCGGTTTCTTCGAGATGACATCCCAATGGATGCTCTGGAGAGTGAATCCCGACTGGCTAACAGATGAGAAGTATCATTTTGATGCCTTCAGACAGCTTACCCATAAGGGTTATCTGCATCTGGACAACATCTATCATTCGCCATACGTGATAGAGTGGTGGGCTGAGAAGCATGGTTTGGAAAGCATCGCCCAGCTCTATCGGGAGGGAAAAGTAGGAGAGGACCCGGTTGTTACCTACAAGCGGAAGTATAAGATGAGCCAGAAGCAGTTTAATGATGAGATGTTCGACTGCTACCGTCATCTCGTGAACTTCGATTTCGGTTATGCCCGCAAGGAGACCCGTCCTTATGCCTGCACCTTCGATACCAGGATGCTGAAGCAGAAGAATGGTTATCTTCGTCCGGATACAGCTTCGGTTCCTGAGAACTATGGTTTCAATGCCATCAAGTTGGAAATCCCGAAGGCTGGTAAGAAGGTTACTGTAGATTTCAGAGCTCTCGATGCCGAGGGTAAGGCATTCAAGACATCCAAGGACAAGATGGCACGAACCATCGGTTACCGTTATGGTTTGGTGGGAGTAACCGCCGATACCGATGAATGCATCTACAGCCCGATGGGCGAAGCGATGAATGGAAAGGTTTCGCTTGTGGCTCCAAAGTCCCAGCCTCTCAAGGCGCTCTATCTCGTGGTGATGGGAGCTCCTTCGAATCATTCGCTCAATCCATCTTCCCGCCGTTTCCCTTATGAGGTAAGAGTGAAGTAA